One genomic region from Eptesicus fuscus isolate TK198812 chromosome 4, DD_ASM_mEF_20220401, whole genome shotgun sequence encodes:
- the TRIM56 gene encoding E3 ubiquitin-protein ligase TRIM56 — protein sequence MARELRRPEENSWPLSMVSQGSSPSLLEALSSDFLACKICLEQLRAPKTLPCLHTYCQDCLAQLAEGGHLRCPECRETVPVPPAGVAAFKTNFFVNGLLDLVRARAGGDLHAGKPACALCPLMGGASAGGPATARCLDCADDLCQACADGHRCTRQTHTHRVVDLVGYRAGWYDEEARERQAAQCPQHPGEALRFLCQPCSQLLCRECRLDPHLDHPCLPLAEAVRARRPGLEELLAGVDKNLAELEAARMVEKEALARLREQAARVGTQVEEAAEGLLRALLTQKKEVLGQLRAHVEAAEEAARERLGELESREQVARAAAAFARRVLGLGREAEILSLEGAIAQRLRQLQGCPWAPGPAPCLLPQLELHPGLLDKNSHLLWLSFENQQSQKDSGKDGAGSQGGEEAQSPREDGAKMERQGAAQPPSRDGAQPPKEDRAQMPQENGAQTPKTDRAQTPREGRSQMPQEDGEVQTAGGGRSNKKRKFKGRLKSISREPSPAPGPNLEGSGLLPRPIFSCSFPTRMPGDKRSPRITGLCPFGPREILVADEQNRALKRFSLNGDYKGAIPVPEGCSPCSVAALQGAVAFSAGARLYLISPDGEVQWRRALSLSQASHAVAAMPSGDRVAVSVSGHVEVYNMEGSLATRFIPGGKANRGLRALVFLTTSPQGNFVGSDWQQNSVVVCDGLGQVIGEYGGPGLHGCQPGSVSVDKKGYIFLTLREVNKVVILDPKGSLLGDFLTAYHGLEKPRVTTMVDGRYLVVSLSNGTIHIFRVRSPDS from the exons ATGGCCAGAGAACTCAGAAGACCAGAAGAAAATTCCTGGCCACTCAG CATGGTGTCCCAGGGATCCTCGCCCTCCCTTCTGGAGGCCCTGAGCAGCGACTTCCTGGCCTGTAAAATCTGCCTGGAGCAGCTGCGGGCACCCAAAACCTTGCCCTGCTTGCACACCTATTGCCAGGACTGCCTCGCTCAGCTGGCCGAGGGCGGCCACCTCCGATGCCCTGAGTGCCGCGAGACCGTGCCAGTCCCACCAGCAGGCGTGGCCGCCTTCAAGACCAACTTCTTTGTCAATGGGCTCCTGGATTTGGTGAGGGCGCGGGCCGGGGGAGACCTGCATGCAGGAAAGCCAGCCTGTGCACTGTGCCCCCTGATGGGGGGTGCCAGTGCCGGGGGGCCAGCCACAGCCCGGTGCCTAGACTGTGCTGATGACCTGTGCCAGGCCTGTGCCGATGGGCACCGCTGCACCCGGCAGACTCACACCCACCGAGTGGTGGACCTGGTGGGCTACAGGGCAGGGTGGTATGACGAGGAGGCCCGGGAGCGCCAGGCAGCCCAGtgcccccagcacccaggagagGCCCTGCGCTTCCTGTGCCAGCCCTGTTCCCAGCTACTGTGCCGTGAGTGTCGCCTGGATCCCCACCTGgaccacccctgcctgcccctggctgAAGCTGTGCGTGCCCGAAGGCCAGGCCTTGAGGAGTTACTAGCAGGCGTGGACAAGAACCTGGCCGAGCTGGAGGCTGCCCGGATGGTGGAAAAGGAAGCCTTAGCCCGCCTGCGGGAGCAAGCGGCCAGGGTGGGGACACAGGTGGAGGAGGCTGCTGAGGGGCTTCTCCGGGCCCTCCTGACCCAGAAGAAGGAGGTGCTGGGGCAGCTACGGGCCCACGTGGAGGCCGCTGAGGAGGCTGCTCGGGAAAGGCTGGGAGAGCTGGAGAGCCGGGAGCAGGTGGCCAGGGCTGCGGCTGCCTTTGCCCGTCGGGTGCTCGGCCTCGGTCGTGAGGCCGAGATACTCTCGCTGGAGGGGGCGATTGCCCAGAGGCTCCGGCAGCTGCAGGGTTGTCCCTGGGCGCCTGGACCAGCCCCCTGTCTGCTGCCCCAGCTGGAGCTTCATCCTGGGCTCCTGGACAAGAACAGCCACCTGCTGTGGCTCTCCTTTgagaaccagcagtcccagaagGACAGTGGGAAAGATggagctgggagccagggaggggaggaagcccaGAGCCCCAGAGAGGATGGAGCCAAGATGGAGAGACAAGGTGCCGCCCAGCCCCCGAGTAGGGATGGAGCCCAGCCCCCAAAAGAGGACAGAGCCCAGATGCCCCAGGAAAATGGAGCCCAGACCCCAAagacagacagagcccagacccCGAGAGAAGGCAGGTCCCAGATGCCTCAAGAAGATGGAGAAGTCCAGACTGCAGGGGGCGGCAGATCCAACAAGAAGAGGAAATTCAAAGGCAGGCTCAAGTCCATTTCCCGGGAGCCCAGCCCTGCGCCCGGGCCCAACCTGGAGGGCTctggcctcctccccaggcccatCTTTTCCTGCAGCTTTCCCACTCGGATGCCTGGAGACAAGCGGTCTCCCCGGATCACTGGGCTCTGTCCCTTTGGCCCCCGGGAGATCCTGGTGGCTGATGAGCAGAACAGGGCTCTGAAGCGCTTCTCCCTTAATGGCGACTACAAAGGCGCGATACCTGTCCCTGAGGGCTGCTCCCCGTGCAGCGTGGCCGCCTTGCAGGGTGCGGTGGCCTTCTCAGCCGGGGCTCGGCTGTACCTCATAAGCCCTGACGGCGAGGTGCAGTGGCGCCGGGCACTGAGCCTGTCCCAGGCCAGCCATGCGGTGGCTGCAATGCCGAGTGGGGACCGGGTGGCTGTCAGTGTGTCGGGCCACGTGGAGGTGTACAACATGGAAGGCAGCCTGGCCACCCGCTTCATCCCTGGGGGCAAGGCCAACCGAGGCCTTCGGGCACTGGTGTTTCTGACCACCAGCCCCCAGGGCAATTTCGTGGGCTCAGATTGGCAGCAGAACAGCGTGGTGGTCTGTGACGGGCTGGGTCAGGTGATTGGGGAGTACGGAGGGCCGGGCTTGcatggctgccagccaggctcCGTGTCTGTGGATAAGAAGGGTTATATTTTTTTGACTCTCCGAGAGGTCAACAAGGTGGTGATCCTGGACCCGAAGGGGTCATTGCTAGGCGACTTCCTGACAGCCTATCATGGCCTGGAAAAGCCCCGGGTGACCACCATGGTGGACGGCAGGTACTTGGTCGTGTCCCTCAGTAATGGGACCATCCACATCTTTCGGGTCCGCTCTCCTGACAGTTAA